The Fusarium fujikuroi IMI 58289 draft genome, chromosome FFUJ_chr01 sequence TATGCTCGTTTGTTTTTTTGACTGTAAAACCTGATTACAGACGCCAAAATAGGACCGATGCCGTCGACTTCCAAATGCAATTGGCCAAACCAGCCCATTTCGGAGACCCTTGCCGTTCTACAACCCGTTATGTCGCAACCCCGGTACTCCCATCACCCCGGCACAAGATTGCACGTTTACCAGGCCATCTCGTGGGGCTTGTCACCCTTCCTCAAGCTGAAAGAGCTGGAGAGGTAAGAAGCCAGCATGtcaaccttcttgatgttggcaatCAGAGCCTTGTCGATGGCCTTCTGGTCAGCGGCACGGCTGCTGTTGACCTCCTTCTTCTGTAAAGAGCTGTCAGTGACCTGATACTTGGCGAGTACTGTTGTGGAATTGTTGTATCGTACCTGGGGCTTCTCTCCCTGCTTGAAGAAAGCCTCCTCACcagccttctccttggccttctcagcgGTGAAGTACTTGGGCTGAGAGAcctcctcgatcttcttctcgtcgagaCCGGAGATGTCGACCTTGTAGGAGGTAGCGATGACGTATCGGGAGTTAACTCGTCGCAGAGGAACACCGTTGATCTTGAAGGGGCCGGTGACGAGGAGGACACCCTGGTCGAGGGACTTCAGGAGAATGACACGCTTGCCACGGAAGCGGCcagcgaggaggatgaggacagTGCCGGGCTGGAGGGACTTGCGAGGGGCCCAAGATCGGACAGCCTTGCGGACCTGTGGTTTTCAGCTGTTAGCATGCTGGCACTTGGTTATGCTGAAGAATTGCTGCAGGCAGTTGCTATATGTAGGTGAAGTGCAGTCGTCAATCGATATTTGTCGCAGGCTTTGCAGATCTGTGCGTTCGATATATATGGCATTGAAATTCGAAGCCGCTTCGTCGTTCAAAGTATGTACTTGTTGCGATGGCAGTTGGATTGCCATGGACCAAACTCATTCTCTCGACTCCTCGGTTCCCATATCCAAACCGCGCACTCCAAAACATAACGCAACTGGCTGCAAGTGCATCGTAATCATCACCAAAAGACTtaccttcttgttctcggcATCGTCGTCAGCGGGGTACCacttcttagccttctcCGAAGAGGCAGGAACCTCTCGGGTCGACTTTCCGAATGTCTTGCTCGTGGGCTTCGCCGACATTGTGACTCTCCTGGCTGGTTGACTTGGGGTTGGGTGAAAAGAGGAAGTGAAgtcggtggtgttgaggtggTGTAGGCCCCAAAATGTAAATTGTCTTTGTGGGCGAAGCCTAGAAAGTGTGGCGAACTGCCCAATCAAACTTGAGCCAAGATCTCCACTGAAAGAGTCACGTGGTAGCTCTTCTTAGGGCAGGTTGCTGGTTGTGGTTGCCAAAATTTTCTA is a genomic window containing:
- a CDS encoding probable ribosomal protein L6.e.B, cytosolic → MSAKPTSKTFGKSTREVPASSEKAKKWYPADDDAENKKVRKAVRSWAPRKSLQPGTVLILLAGRFRGKRVILLKSLDQGVLLVTGPFKINGVPLRRVNSRYVIATSYKVDISGLDEKKIEEVSQPKYFTAEKAKEKAGEEAFFKQGEKPQKKEVNSSRAADQKAIDKALIANIKKVDMLASYLSSSFSLRKGDKPHEMAW